TTTCAATCTGAGCTTTCATGATGTTTAATGAAAGATTATTTGCGATTTAAGAAAGTTTGAATACTGAAAGAGCCCCCTATTAACATTATATTAGGAGACAGTGCTTTATGCCGCACTGTCAGTCTTTCAGGTAAGCATATCCCCAAAACGGTATGTAAATTCATGCATTTAAAAGACAGAGATTAAGGGCTGGGTTCTGACAGCCCTCCAAGCAGGACATTaccacactgacttcagtgggagttccacACATTGCAGGCTTGTCGAGTCAGGTCCAGAGAGGTTAAAGCTGTGCTGTTTAGCTTTTTTATGGGCaaaaagctttaattttaaagtttCACCATAGAAATATGAGCTTCCAACTAGCACCCTTCTAGTGCAATGGTAGTTACTAGGAAGTGCATAGCTCATTCTTCAACAGAATCGGTTAACACATTTCAGTACAACTCGCTGGTGTAGGCAGAGTGAGACATCTTTTCACCAGCATTATGCTTCATTTTAGGATCACTACAGATTAAATAATCCAGAAGATTCCTCTATGCATGTAGGAAGGACTCATCTTGATTGAGCTTCTGGTTTATTTGCAAGGCGTTCCAGCTGCCTAGCCTTTAATGAGTCTCCAGGGGATGACCAGTAAACAGAGACTGGCTACTACTACAGCGTGTCACGATATAGCGCCATGCATAGTTCCTTTCCATATGATGCCTGGAGCTGGATGTTCGCTCAGTCAGTCTGATATTTCATGTGTTACAGTTCCACTTTAACTCCCTTGATAAAAGGCAGACCTGATGGCACTTTCTTTTTATACTCCAGGTACTCCTCTCCAAAGAAGTGAATTAACGTAAACTCCTCTTCTTCTATTCGCTCTCTGAAGAATCTCCAGGATGCTAAAGTGTAGCCAACAACGCAGACAGGATTACAGAGTAAGACCTGTAAGAGGACACAAGTGGTTACAGTCCAATTCAGCCTTGCAAAACTCTGTTCACCCTGGGAAaggtttttggttggttgtttgaaaaaacaaatgaagttTCATTAGTTGTCCACAAAGTGTATATCTGCAGTATGGCTTAAAAGGTCCCCATTCTCCAAAAACAAATTTTTAGAATTTTGTTCTTGATCAGAATCCTATCTCTGCATTCTAGCCCGAGTATGACAAATTAGTTCTGATGAAGAAAGAGCACTGACGTTTCTTCTTATTGTAATACCAGACACAAAGAGTATGCTCCTGCTAAAAGAATTCAGGCTTGTAAGGCTTATGCATATGTGGCTTTGCATattcataatttttctttaaaagatagCAACAGACACCATCACCACTCATACACTACGAGGTTTATATCTCGGATACTCTATGCTTGTTATAAACGAATTACAATATCTAATATACTGACATTTTAAGTTACAGGAGTATTGTAGTAGGTTTCAAGTATTTGACCTGGGTTTTATATACACTAAACTTACTTAGCAGTCCTGTACAATACTAATATTCAATAAGAATAAGGCAAGTCTGATGGCTTACTGGAAGACACTTTGGAAGTAAAGATGAAAGGGAGGCCTGGACACACCCTGGAAGCTTTAAGGTCCAATGGCTAGCAGCAGATCACACCTTGAACCTCTGAAAGTGTTCCAGCTCAAACCCACGCTCCATTGCCTCTGCTTAATTCACACAGAAAATTAAGGAGATATGGTCTTCCCAAACATCACACATGATGGAGAGTTCAGAGGCCAGCAGTTTCATGATTCACAGCTAAAAGTGTACTGGTGGAAGACAGAATGTGTCAAAATCCATACCAGGGACTCCTACAGTTGATCATTTGCGAAACAGATTaggtacaggctctggggagCATTAAGAAAAACTAGAAGATCAAGATAGCTAAGTGTATTTTATACAATACCTGTGTTCCAATACTCCAGTAAAACCATCCCACGTAAGATGGGTGCCGGAACCACCCATATACCCCACTTGTCACCAAAGTATGAGTATCCGATTTCTCATTCTGAACAATATGGTTGAAGTTGGAGCCAGCTGTGAGCATGGCAGCTTTCCTCAGACAATCCCCAAAGATCACCATCAATAACCCTACTGCACTGAGCCAGGTGATTTGCTTCATTTCTGCAAGTGAATAAGTACTGGTcataacatgttttaaaagtttACTCTTTTATTGCAGGTAAAAAAAGAAATTTAGGGTTAGAGGTCTAGGGTAGGGAGAGAGCACCTTCAAAATTTATTAACCTAACCTGATGCATCCAGACCAAAGCCCCAAAGTTATTATGTACTATCCCCAAGAGACTGATGTGCATGCTCTTGTTGTTTTAAGATACTATATAACATAAATGCAGCGTGACCGGTTTCAGagcagtagccgtgttagtctgtatcagcaaaaaaaaaataaaagaaagaaaagaaaaaaaaggagtacttgtggcaccttagagactaacaaatttatttgggcacaagctttcgtggtctaaaacccacttcatcggatgcatgcagtggaaaatacggtaggaagatatatatacacagagaacatgaaaagatgggtgctgccataccaactgtaacgagaccaattaattaaggtgggctattatcagcaggaggaaaaaaaccttttgtagtgataatcaggatggccaaaaggttttttttcctcctgctgataatagcccaccttaattaattggtctcattacagttggtatggcagcacccatcttttcatgttctctgtgtatatatatcttcctaccgtattttccactgcatgcatccgatgaagtgagctgtagctcacgaaagcttatgcccaaataaatttgttagtctctaaggtgccacaagtactcctcgttttatttttataaatgcagTGTGTGTTGTACAATTTTAGTctataaaaattaaacaaaacattttaacagaAGTCTGATACTCTATTTACTCTTCACCAGCTATACTGATAAGGCAGCAGTGTGTCTTAACTCTTCCTGGTGAATCAAAATGCAAAGGCAGAATGGTCAGAATACACAGCTACAAAGAGAATCTAACCCTGGAACTGCGCACTGTTTCTTGGTGTTTCACAAGTTGGATGGGGTTAAACTGATGTGCTCAGTCCTCAGAGGAAAGCAAATgcactctaccagactttccccACCAATTCAAGAGCAGCACTGAGGAAGCCATATCCAACCCTCTTTGGTCTGACATAGGATACTGGCAGTGCGGAAGCCATAAATACTTCCCCCATTCCagaaaactggtttaaaaaagttTCTCTAAAAAGACAAAGAATCCCAAAATAATTGATAATTATTGGTAACATGAATCTTACTTGAGCACTAACAAAATCCAGTCAGCAAGGTATGTCCTCTTCAAACTCTTTTTAACAGAATGCTAAACATTCATTGGTATTCCAGATTGCCTAAAAACTATCCTCCGTTTCAAGAGTCAATACAGCATGCAAAGCGTTTGGGAATAAGGTAACTGTCAGTACACTCTCATAAAATCTCTTCTCCTTTAGACACTCTGTCACAGAATAACTAGATGTGACTAATCAAGCCTAACAGCGTAAGTGCCAGGTTTCATCCTTTACCATGCTTTATTAGAATCCCacataaatgtatttaaacacCAACACGCTGAGCCAGACCTATACACAAGGCATGAAAATGCTGGTGCTGcttaagtcagtggcagaaaacccagtgacttcagcaggcCCAGGACTCACCTAACATATGCATGAGAATAATTTAATCCTAGGAATTTTTCTCCCTTTATGAATTGCTTAAAATGTGCTGCCAACACAGTCCCTGCATGTGAAATACAGCCTACAGTCACACGGGCAATTGCTCTTCTCTTTAAAAACTTACCCAAAAACCTCAAATAAAACTACTGACCTGGATAAATGATTTTTTCAACTGTGAACTCTATCCAAGAAGAGAGAGCAGCTAGATTATACTCAAAACTGTGGTTTAGGAGGAAAGAGTCCAAGGACAAACTTCTGGGATTATTGATCGCTGTCACCAAATACTCAGAATAATGGAACAGTGACAAGGAACACATATACCTAGAAAAGAAGAAAACCACCAAAATTAAGATAaacttaatttatttaaaaagtccaCTTATGTTTTTCTGTGTATATTTCTGGAATCCTATGTTTTGAAATCCATGGTACTCTGTTGACTGTTCACAGCAGCATAACTAGAATTCTGCAACTCTTATTCTCCACTATTTATTCATGTATGTTAGGAACAAACATGTTATTTGTGTAAGGTTCTGTAcacatatatattaaaaacaaaacttaagaCTTTCACTTAGGAGGAACTGGAGGCTTCAAGGCATTAGTAACACAATTatatttaagggcttgtctacactggcaattaacagcactacaactttctcgctcaggggggtgaaaaaaccacatccctgaagaaaag
The DNA window shown above is from Chelonia mydas isolate rCheMyd1 chromosome 18, rCheMyd1.pri.v2, whole genome shotgun sequence and carries:
- the ICMT gene encoding protein-S-isoprenylcysteine O-methyltransferase, which gives rise to MAAAQGRLVAEGRASLAAFLLGASVAALPLLLSAPPALLAGPGLQGRAALALHVAGINALLLLLWRPPLYQIAIRACFLGFAFGCGLLLSFGQSSWKHFGWYMCSLSLFHYSEYLVTAINNPRSLSLDSFLLNHSFEYNLAALSSWIEFTVEKIIYPEMKQITWLSAVGLLMVIFGDCLRKAAMLTAGSNFNHIVQNEKSDTHTLVTSGVYGWFRHPSYVGWFYWSIGTQVLLCNPVCVVGYTLASWRFFRERIEEEEFTLIHFFGEEYLEYKKKVPSGLPFIKGVKVEL